The nucleotide window CTTCTCCGGGGCGTACTTGCGGAAGTGGTGCGCCTGGCCGAGCATCGGGCCGACGTGCCCCATCTGGAACATCAGCCACTGCAGGGTGGTGTAGCGGGCGCGCGGGGAGGAGGGGAGGAGCCTTCCGGTCTTCTCGGCCAAATAGATCAGGATGGCCCCCGACTCGGCGAGGCTCATGGGCTTACCATCCGGGCCCTCCGGATCGACTATGGCGGGCATCTTGTTGTTCGGGCTTATCCTGAGGAACTCCTCCCGGAACTGGTCGCCGGCGGTGATGTCCACCGGGACGATGTTGTACGGGAGGCCGGTCTCCTCCATGAATATGGTGATCTTGTGTCCGTTCGGGGTCGGCCAGTAGTAGAGGTCTATCGGTTCGGGCATGCTGCCTCCGCTCTCGTCTGTGCAACGCTCTCTGAAACTATTCTATATGGACCGCGGAAGGATGAGCCCCTACCGCACGAGCGCGAGGAGCGCCTCCTTCGCCCGATCGAACGCCCGTTCGAGGGAGGCGAGCTTCTCCTCCGCGCCCGAGAGATCGCCGGAGTCGCCGGCCTCCTGCAGCCCGGCGGCGAGCTCCTGCACGCGTGTGGCGCCCATGTTGCCGGAGCTGCCCTTCAGGGTGTGGGCGGCCTGTGCCAGGGCGTGGGCGTCGCCGGCGTGCAGGGCGCGTCGGATCTCCTCGATCCTGCGCGGGGCGTCCTCCAGATACATCTCGACCAGCTCCGAAACGAGGTCGGGGTCCTCCTCGCCGGCCAGCTCGCGCAGGTTTTCGAGGGTGGCGGGGTCGAGCGGGGGTCCTCCTTCGTCCGGGAGCCAGCGTTCGAGTGCCTCTTGCAGCTCATCGGGCTTTACTGGCTTGGGGATGTAGTCGTCCATTCCGGCGGCGAGCGCCTTCTCGCGGTCGGTTGCGAGCGCGCCTGCGGTCAGCGCGATGATCGGCAGGTGCCCGCTCTCGTTGAAGCGTTCCCCCTCCTGCTCGCGGCGCCGGATCTCCCGGGACGCCTCGTAGCCGTCCATGACGGGCATCTGGCAGTCCATGAGGATGGCGGCGTAGCGGTTCCCACAGACGGCCTCGAGCGCCTGCCGGCCATCGGAGGCGACCTCGACGTCGTACCCGAGCCTCTCCAGCATCCTCCGCGCCACCTTCTGGTTGACCAGGTTGTCCTCGACGACTAGGACGGGGGGGAGTTGTCTTCTCCTGACGGCGGGCCTCTCTTTTCGCTCCCGTTTCGTACTCTCCTCCCTGGTGCCGAGGGCCGTGGCCAGCGCGTCGTAGAGCTGAGACTGGCGCACCGGCTTGGTGAGGTAGGCCTCTATACCGCGTTTCTCTGCCTCCGCCCCGATCCCCGCCTGTACCAGCGAGGTGAGGAGCACCAGACGGGTCGATGAGAGGGACGGTTCAGACTTTATCCTGCGGGCGAGCTCGAGCCCGTCCATGCCCGGCATCTGCATGTCGAGGATCGCCAGGTCGTATGGTCTTCCCGCCGCCGCGGCGTCGCCGAGCATGGCGAGCGCCTGCCGGCCGTCTGCCGCGCTGGCGTTCTCCAGCCCCCAGGCGGCGGTCTGCTTGAGCAGGATGGTCCGGTTGGTGGCGTTGTCGTCCACGATGAGGACCCGGGCGCCGCTCAGGTCTCCTGGGATCGCCCGCTGCTGCCCGGACTCCTCGGCCCTCTCGAGTGGGACTTCGAACCAGAAGGTGCTGCCCTTCCCGGGCTCGCTCTCCACCCCGATCCTGCCACCCATCATCTCGACGAAGCGTCGCGAGATCGTCAGCCCCAGCCCCGTGCCCCCGTAGCGACGGGTCGTCGAGGAGTCCGCCTGGGTGAAGGGCTGGAAGAGCTTCGAGATCTCCTCCTGGCTCATCCCGATACCGGTGTCCTTCACCTCGAAACGCACCCGCACCCTCTCGGGGGACTCCCGGGCGAGGCTCGCCCGCACGAATACCTCCCCTTCCTCGGTGAACTTCACGGCGTTGCTGATCAGGTTCGTCAGGATCTGACGCAGCCGGAAAGGGTCGCCGCGCAGCCGAGCCGGGACGTCGGGCTCGACGAAGCCGGCGAGCTCTATGTCCTTTCGGTGGGCGAGCGTGGCGAACAGGGCCGTCACCTCCTCGACGGTCTCGTAGAGGTCGAAGTCGAGCGTCTCTAGCTGCACCTTGCCGGATTCGAGCTTCGAGAAGTCGAGGATGTCGTTGATCACGGCGAGCAGCGTCTCTCCGGAGGAGCGGATCGTCTCCGCGTAGTCGCGTTGCTCGGGGGTGAGGTCGGTGTCCAGCAGGAGCTCGGCCATCCCGATCACGCCGTTCATCGGCGTGCGGATCTCGTGCGACATGTTCGCCAGGAATTCGCTCTTTGCCCGGCTGGCCTCTTCTGCGGCGCGGCGGGCTTCTTCGAGCTCCCGCTCGTTCTGTCTGCGCTCGGTGACGTCGCGGATGATCCCCCGGAAGCCGACCTTGCGTCCCTGCTCGTCGGTTATGAGCGAGGTGGTCGACTCGACGTATCTCCTCTGGCCGTCTTTCCTTATGATCTCCCAGCCGAGGTTGCGGGCCGGGATGCCCGTGCGGTAGACCTCCTCGAAGGCTTTGCGGAGCCTGGGTACGCACCTTTTCACCGTGCACTGGAGGTAGTTCATCCCCCGGAGCTCCTCCTCGGTGTAGCCGAGCGCTTCGACGAGGGCGTGGTTGAAGAAGGTGAAGTTGCCTTTGAGGTCCGTCTCCAGGTATACGTCGTGTATCTGCTCCAGGATCGAACGGTAGCGCTCCTCGCTCTTCCGGAGCTTCTCCTCGGCTCGTTTGCGCTCGGTGATGTCGAGCAGGATGCCCTGCCATAAGAGCGGTCTTCCTTCCTCGTCTCTGACCAGGACGAGCTCGTCCTGTACCCACACCTCCCGGCCGTCCCGGGTGCGCATCCTGTACTCCAGACTCATTGGTTCACCGGTGGCCTCGGCGTGGGCCTCGGCGGCCTCCACCCGTTCACGGTCGTCCGGGTGCAGCGCCCGATCGAGCAGGGACGGATCCTCCTTGCACTCCTCGACGGAGTAGCCGAGTATCTTCTCTATCTGCGGGCTTATGTAGGTGCTCGGTCCACCGGGCTTGAGCGGGTTCGTGTAGGTGATGGCGGGCATCTGCTCGACCAGGGCCCGATAGCGGGCCTCGGCCTCCCGGAGCGCGTCCTCGGCCTGCTTGCGCTCGGTTATGTCCTGTACCGTGCCTATCACCCGCACGGGTTTGCCGTCCTCGTCGAAGGCTATCTCGGACTTCGACGAGGTGACCCGCACGCTCCCGTCCGGTCGGACGACGCGCAGGACGAGGTCGCCGGCCTTGCCTTCCTTCGCGCTCCGTTCCATGGTCTCCTGCAGGAGGCGCCGGTCCTCGGGGTGGATGGACTGCATCAGCTTCTCGACCGTGGGAACGAACTCCTGGGGCGCGTAGCCGTGTATCCTGAAGAGTTGGTCCGACCAGCGCAGCCTCCCGGTCTCCAGGTCGAGTTCCCAGCTACCGAAGTTGCCGAGGCGCTGCGCCTCGGCGAGCAGGGCTTCCCGCTCGCGCAGCGCTTTCTCCGCCTTCTTGCGCTCGGTTATGTCGTTGTTTATCTCCAGCACGCGCGGCGGGTCTCCGTCCTCCAGCGTCCACCGGCTCGCCACGATCCTCTGTGTGCCGTCGCGTGCGGTATGGACGAGCTCTCCCTCCCAGTACCCCTCCCGCAGGAGCTTCTTTTTTATCTCCTCCCGGGGCTGCGGGAAGCGGGTCCTGAGCAGCTCGTGGGAGATTTTCCCCACGGCTTCCCTGCGGTCGTAGCCGTAGGTCTCCTCGGCTCCGTGGTTCCAGTAGGAGATCCTGCCCTCCAGGCTTATTATGAATATGGCGTCCCGCGCGAGGTCCAGAAGCCTGGCCTGCCGCCCGAGTTCCTCCTCCGCCCGGATCCGCTCGGTGATGTCCCGGACTGCGGTCACCCGCACCTTCCGTCCCCGGTAGAGGGCTGTTTTCCCTCTTATCTCGGCCGTAAACGTCGTACCGTCCTTGCGTCTGAGCCTGGCTTCGTAAGGTTCGGTGGAGGCTTTCGAGCGGTGCTCGAGCACGGTGGAGCGCGACTCCGGGGCGACGAAATCTGAGGCCGACATGCCCACGACCTCACCGGGGGCGTAGCCGAGCATCTCGTCGAAGGCGCGGTTCGTCTCGACGATGGTGTCGCCGTGCGTGATGACCAGCCCCTCGAAGGAGGCATCGCTCAGGTTGCGGAAGCTCTCCTCTGTTCTCGTCAACTCACCTCACCGGTCGTCGAGGACCATCCTGGTTGGTTATCGGATCTGGTGGTGGAACCCTTTAGTGGGAGCGGTTGCCGCGCGGCAGGTGGACGGTGAACGTCGTGCCCTCGCCCTCGGTGCTCTCGACGGTGACTTTCCCGCCGTGGTTCTCGGCCACGTGCCGCACGATGGAGAGCCCGAGCCCCGTGCCGCCCGTCTCCTTGGAGCGTGCCTTGTCCACCCGGTAGAACCGCTCGAAGATGCGCGGGAGCTTCTTCTCCGGGATGCCGATGCCCGTATCCGAGACCCGCACCCAGACCGAGTCCTCGTCCGCCTCGGCCGAGACCTCCACGCTACCGCCCTCCGGGGTGTACTTTATGGCGTTGTCCACCAGGTTGGCGAACATCGAGCCGAGCTGGGTCTCGTCTCCCATGACGGTGTAGTCGGTGCCCCCCGCCCTGCGCCAGCGCAGCGTGATGTTCTTCCGGCGTGCCGCCGGACGCATCCGCGAGAGCACGCTCATCAAAACCCCGCGGAGGTCGACCGGCTCCGGGTCCGTGACCTTCTCCTCGCTCTCCAGGCGCGTCAGGTCGAGGAGATCGTTTATGAGGCGGCTGAGGCGATCGGTCTCGCTCTTGAGCTGCAGGGCGAAGTAGCGGGCCTGCTCCGGATCTTCGTCTATTATCTCCACCAGGCTTTCGGCGAGGAGCTTGAGGCTCGTCGCGGGGGTCTTGAGCTCGTGGGAGACGTTCGCGACGAAGTCACGCCGGATCTTGTTGATCCGCCTGAGCTCTCTCGCGCTTACCTCGAGGTCTTCTTCTCTCGGGTCGTCTTTGAGCATTCGCTCCTAGCTCTTCCCGTTCGCCTCCTGCGCGCTCTCCTGCCGGGGCCGGGCCTCGAAGCGGTAACCGAGCCCCCTTGCGGTGTGTATGTACTCGTAGGAAGATCGTGCGGCGAGAGCTGCCCGCACCCGCCGGATGTGTACGTCTATCGTGCGCGAGGAGCCCACCCCGGCGTGTCCCCAGACCTCCTTGGCCAGCTCCTCCCGGCTCTTGAGCTCACCGGGGTGCGCCGCGAGGGCCGCGAGGAGCTCGAACTCCTTGAGCCTGAGCGAGACCGGCTCGCCGGCGACCGTGGCCACGAAGTTCTTGGTGTCGAGGCGGAGGTCGCCGGCTTCGATGATCTTTCCCCGGTTGCCGATGACGCCGCTGCGCTTGAGGTGCGCGTTTATCCGCGCCAGGAGCTCTTTCATGCCGAAGGGCTTGGTGACGTAGTCGTCGGCTCCGACCTCGAAGCCCTTGACCTTGTCCCGCTCGGCGTCCTTGGCGGTGACCATCACGATGACCACCTCTTCGTCCTCCTCCCGGATCCGGCGGCAGACGTTCGTCCCCGACTCTCCGGGCAGCATGATGTCGAGCAGGATCAGATCCGGCCGGCGGCTTCTGGCCAGCTTGAGCGCCTCGGCCCCGGTCGTCGCCTTGTTTACGGAGTAGCCGGCCCGCGATAGGTTGTAAGCGAGGGTGTCGAGGATGACCCGATCGTCCTCCACCACGAGGATCTCTGCCTTCTTCTCAACCAAACGCACCCTTCTCCTGTCCGGATGGCTCCGCGCTAATACGATCGTTGCAAACAAGAGTATAAACCGTGCCGGGGCGTGCTTCATCGCTCCTTCCCCTGGAATAGACCGCTTCGCAGGGGCTAAAATGGCGAGGTGTTCGGGAGCATCCTGAGAGGAGATCTGGTACGAGCCCGCTGAAGATATCCGCTCGAATACTGACCGTCCACACCAGCGAGACCTTCGCGATCGCCCGCGGCTCCTCGGACACCTTCCGGCGGGCCGTGGTGCAGGTAGAGGAGGACGGGTTGATGGGCCTCGGCGAGGCTGCCTCGACCGGCTACTACGGCCAGGACCCTGATACGGACCGCGCCGCCCTGGAGTCCGTGCGTATAGAGGATCCCTGGGACATAGAGGGAACGCTCCGGCTCAACGAAGACCTCTCCGCGAGCGCGCTCGCCGCCCTGGACGCCGCGCTGCACGACCTGGCGGCGAAGCGTCTGGGGATCCCGGTCTGGAGGCTCCTGGGGCTCTCCCGGCCGCGTCCGGCGAGCGCCTACACCCTCGCGATAGCTGACCGGGAGACCACGCTCTCCAGGGCCCGCTCCCGGGCGGGGTACCCGATCTTCAAGGTGAAGCTCGGCGGCTGGCGGGACATCGAGACGCTGCGGGCCCTCTCCGGGGAGACGGAGGCGGAGATCTGGGCGGACGCCAACGAGGCGTTCGCGCCGGAGGAGGCCGTTGAAGCCGTGCGGGAGCTAAGGGAGATCGGGGTGGCCATGATCGAGCAGCCGGTCGCCGCCTCGGAGGGCAGGGAGGCCCTCGAAGAGGTGACCCGGGCGGCCTCTCCGGTCCCCGTGATCGCGGACGAGAGCGCTCTCGTCGCCGCCGACGTCCCGCCCCTCGTCGGGTGTGTCTCGGGGGTCAACGTCAAGCTCGCCAAGTGCGGCGGCATCCGCAGGGCGCTGGAGATGATCCACACCGCGCGCGCCTGCGGCATGCGGGTGATGGTCGGTTGCATGGTCGAGACCTCGCTCGGCATATCCGCGGCGGCTCAGTTCTCGGGGCTCGTGGACTACGTGGACCTCGACGGGCCGATGCTCCTCGCCGACGACCCCTTCGAGGGGCTCGTATTCGAGCGGGGGCGTCTGCTCGTCCCGGATGCCCCGGGGCTCGGGGTGGAGTTCCGATGAGGCTGCGGCGGGGACGCAGAGAGCGCCGCTACGCCCTCTTCGCCGAGGGCTGCTTCACCGACCGACACGCGAAGACCGCCCACGGTCTCTTGCGCTACGGTTCGGACGAGGTCGTCTGCGTCGTCGACTCCGCTCTGGCCGGGAGGCGGGTGCTCGAGGTGCTGCCCGACGCCCGGCGCGACGCCCCGATAGTCGCTTCGATCCGCGAGGCGCTCGAGCTCTCTCCGACCTCGGTCCTCGTCGGGCTCGCCCCGGCGGGGGGGAGGCTGCCTGAGGAGTGGATGGAGAGCCTGAAGGAGGCCGCTGCCGCCGGGGTGGAGATCGTCAGCGGGCTGCACCAGCGCCTCGGACCGGAGCTCCCCGGGGCAAAGGTCTGGGACGTGCGCGAGCCCCCGAAAGACATCCCGCTCTTCTCCGGTGAGGGCTTCTCGGTCGAGCCGAAGGTCGCGCTCACCGTGGGCACCGATGCCGCGGTCGGCAAGATGACCGCGACGCTCGAGGTCGAGCGGGCCGCGAAGGAGGCCGGGGTGAAGGCCGAGTTCGCCGCGACGGGGCAGACGGGGATCGTCGTCTCCGGGTGGGGGATCTGCGTCGACGCGGTCGTCGCGGACTTCATCGCCGGCGCCGCCGAGCAGCTCGTGCTCGAGGCCGCGAGGAGCGGGCCCGAGCTGATCCTGGTCGAAGGACAGGGTTCGCTCGCGCACCCGGCCTACTCGGGGGTCACTTTAGGGCTTCTGCACGGCTCGTGCCCGGATTGCCTGATCCTCTGCGCCGACTTCTCGGGGGAGGATATCGTGCCCGGCGTCCCGCGGCCGGAGGTCTCGCGCGCGGCGCGGCTCTACGAGGAGGTCGCCGCGCTGGTCAAGCCCGCCCCCGTCGTCGCCATAAGCGCCAATACCTCCGCTCTCTCCGAGAGAGAGGCGAAAGAAGCGATCGGTGCTCTCTCCGACGAGACCGGACTTCCGGTCACCGACCCGTTGAGGTGGTCCGCCGCGCCGATCCTCGAGGCCGTGCTCGCCGCGCCTGAGACGAAGCCTATCGGGCGCTGAAGTCGCCGATATCCCGGCGTACCCCGTTATGCTAGAATTCTATTCGTGGCGCGGTGCCTGACCCTGAACGCGAGCTACGAGCCGCTGGCCCTCGTGCCCGTCAAGAGGGCCATCATCCTCGTGGTCTCGGAGAAGGCCGAGATAGTCGAGGCGTCGCTGGAGCGCAAGTTCCGTTCGGAGAAGAGCGAGTATCCCTACCCGCTGGTGATACGCCTCGTGAAGTTCGTCGAGATCCCGCGCCGCCTGCGCAAGCACGTCACCAACGCCGTCCTCTTCGCGCGTGACGGCTACCGGTGCCAGTACTGCGGCCGGCACAGGAAGGAGCTGGGCCGCGGGGAGCGGCTGACCAGAGACCACGTCAAGCCCCTCTCGCGCGGCGGGGGCAACACCTGGGACAACGTGGTCACCGCCTGCACCAAATGCAACGCCAGGAAAGGCAACAAGCTCCCGATGGAGTGCGGGATGTACCCCAAGAGCACCCCCAAGGAGCCGCGTTACGTGGTCATGGTGTGGTATTCCCGGGAGCTCAACAGCGTGCAGCGTCGCTACGTGGAGCAGTTCTACGGGGAGCGTCTCTCCGAAGAGAGCGCCGTCTGAGAGGTTCGTTCGCACCGGGTGTGACCGGTGGGTGCTGTATAATCACTCCCGTGTCGTCCCTAGATATCGTGGCGGGGTTTTCTTGGACTACGAGGGGCTTGCCGGGAGGGTAGAACGGATAGTAGATAGCGTCGAACGCGCCGTCAGCGGCAAGCGATCAAGCATAGAGCTCGCCGTCGCGGCGCTCCTGGCCGGAGGGCACGTCCTGATCGAGGACGTGCCGGGCGTGGGCAAGACGCTTCTGGCCAAATCGCTGGCCCGGGCGATCCGGGGCACCTTCAGGCGGATACAGTTCACACCGGATCTCCTTCCCACCGACGTGACGGGTCTCAACGTCTACAACCAGGGTACGGGGAACTTCGATTTCCTCGCCGGTCCGGTGTTCTCCAACATCCTGCTCGCCGACGAGATAAACCGGGCCTCACCCAAGACCCAGAGCGCTCTTTTGGAGGCGATGGAGGAGGGGGCGGTGACCGTGGACGGGGAGACCCGGAGGCTACCGGAACCGTTCGGTGTCCTTGCGACCCAGAACCCGATCGAGCACGAGGGTACCTACCCCCTGCCGCACGCGGAGCTCGACCGCTTCATGGTGAAGATGGAGCTCGGCTACCCCGACGAGGAGGCCGAACGCAGGATGCTCCGGCTCTCCGGAGATCCGGTGATGGAGGTGGAGGCGGTGGTGGGGCCGGAGGAGGTCTTGCAGATGCGGCGCATGGTCGAGGCGGTGCACGCGAGCGAGGCCGTGCTGCGCTACGTGGTCTCCGTGACCTCGGCGACCCGCGAGCACGAGGCTGCCTATCTCGGCGCTTCCCCGAGGGCGAGCAGGATGCTGCTCGCGGCGGCCCGGGCCCGGGCGGCCTGCCTCGGGCGCTCCTATTGCATCCCGGACGACGTGAAGGAGATGGCCCAGAGCGTGCTGGGCCACAGGATCATCCCCGCCTCTTCCCGGATGAACGGACACGGTGGACCGGAGAGCGTCACCCGGTCCATAATCGAGGACGTGCTCCGCTCTGTGCCGGTGACGGAGGCGGTATAGCCGGGTGCCGAGGGAGCGGGCGAGACCCTCCGTACGCCCGACGTCCCGGGGCTGGCAGGCGATCCTCGCCGGCGGGGTCGTACTGGGGCTCGCCATCGCCTTCGGGACCACCCAGCTCTTCCAGCTCGCCTACGTCCTCTTCGCCCTGCTGCTCGTGGGGCTGGTCGCCGGGCTCGTGGGGGGCAGCGGCCTTCGCTACCGGCGCGAGATACCGCCCGAGGGGGGGATCGTAGCCGAACGTCCGGTGCGTTTCGGGATCGTGGTCCTGGGGATGCGGCGTCACGGGGGGGCGGTGGTTGAGGTGAGGGACCGGCTGCCGGAGAGGAGGAGCCTCGGATGGGAGGGCGGTGGGGCGCTGGACGTGGAGGTGACCTTCGCGCGCCGCGGGGTGTACTCGCTGGGACCGGCGGAGGTTGTCTCGGAGGACCCTTACGGGATGTTCCGGTTCGACTGGAGGTTCGCGGCGCGCGGGGAGGTCGTGGTCTACCCGAGGGTCTGGCCGGTCCCGGCCGAGCTCCTCGAGGGTGACGAGGGCGGGGGCCCGGAACGCAGGACGAGCCGGGGGGAGGAGTTCGCCGGGCTCAGAGAGTACCGGCCCGGCGACGAGCTGCGTCACGTCTCGTGGAAGAGCCTGGCCAGAACCGGGGAGCTCTACGTGAGGGAGTTCTCGGATCTCGCCCCGGCCCGCTACACGGTGGCTCTGGACCTGCGGCGGAGGGGTTTGCGGGTTACGGGGCGTGAGGTGGAGGATGCTGTCTCCGCGGCGGCCTCGGTGGCGGCCGCTCTGCGCGAGGCGGGCTCTCCCTTCAGGCTCGTGTGCAACGACGGCGGGGTTGCTTCTACGAGTTTCGAT belongs to Rubrobacter naiadicus and includes:
- a CDS encoding glutathione binding-like protein, whose protein sequence is MPEPIDLYYWPTPNGHKITIFMEETGLPYNIVPVDITAGDQFREEFLRISPNNKMPAIVDPEGPDGKPMSLAESGAILIYLAEKTGRLLPSSPRARYTTLQWLMFQMGHVGPMLGQAHHFRKYAPEKVPYAIERYTNEAARLYGVMDRRLSEAEYFAGDEYTIADIAIYPWLISHEDQGQRMEDYPNLARWFEKVGSREAVRRALEVGRDLRKPLEELDEERRNRLFGIKRG
- a CDS encoding PAS domain S-box protein, whose amino-acid sequence is MTRTEESFRNLSDASFEGLVITHGDTIVETNRAFDEMLGYAPGEVVGMSASDFVAPESRSTVLEHRSKASTEPYEARLRRKDGTTFTAEIRGKTALYRGRKVRVTAVRDITERIRAEEELGRQARLLDLARDAIFIISLEGRISYWNHGAEETYGYDRREAVGKISHELLRTRFPQPREEIKKKLLREGYWEGELVHTARDGTQRIVASRWTLEDGDPPRVLEINNDITERKKAEKALREREALLAEAQRLGNFGSWELDLETGRLRWSDQLFRIHGYAPQEFVPTVEKLMQSIHPEDRRLLQETMERSAKEGKAGDLVLRVVRPDGSVRVTSSKSEIAFDEDGKPVRVIGTVQDITERKQAEDALREAEARYRALVEQMPAITYTNPLKPGGPSTYISPQIEKILGYSVEECKEDPSLLDRALHPDDRERVEAAEAHAEATGEPMSLEYRMRTRDGREVWVQDELVLVRDEEGRPLLWQGILLDITERKRAEEKLRKSEERYRSILEQIHDVYLETDLKGNFTFFNHALVEALGYTEEELRGMNYLQCTVKRCVPRLRKAFEEVYRTGIPARNLGWEIIRKDGQRRYVESTTSLITDEQGRKVGFRGIIRDVTERRQNERELEEARRAAEEASRAKSEFLANMSHEIRTPMNGVIGMAELLLDTDLTPEQRDYAETIRSSGETLLAVINDILDFSKLESGKVQLETLDFDLYETVEEVTALFATLAHRKDIELAGFVEPDVPARLRGDPFRLRQILTNLISNAVKFTEEGEVFVRASLARESPERVRVRFEVKDTGIGMSQEEISKLFQPFTQADSSTTRRYGGTGLGLTISRRFVEMMGGRIGVESEPGKGSTFWFEVPLERAEESGQQRAIPGDLSGARVLIVDDNATNRTILLKQTAAWGLENASAADGRQALAMLGDAAAAGRPYDLAILDMQMPGMDGLELARRIKSEPSLSSTRLVLLTSLVQAGIGAEAEKRGIEAYLTKPVRQSQLYDALATALGTREESTKRERKERPAVRRRQLPPVLVVEDNLVNQKVARRMLERLGYDVEVASDGRQALEAVCGNRYAAILMDCQMPVMDGYEASREIRRREQEGERFNESGHLPIIALTAGALATDREKALAAGMDDYIPKPVKPDELQEALERWLPDEGGPPLDPATLENLRELAGEEDPDLVSELVEMYLEDAPRRIEEIRRALHAGDAHALAQAAHTLKGSSGNMGATRVQELAAGLQEAGDSGDLSGAEEKLASLERAFDRAKEALLALVR
- a CDS encoding sensor histidine kinase, whose product is MLKDDPREEDLEVSARELRRINKIRRDFVANVSHELKTPATSLKLLAESLVEIIDEDPEQARYFALQLKSETDRLSRLINDLLDLTRLESEEKVTDPEPVDLRGVLMSVLSRMRPAARRKNITLRWRRAGGTDYTVMGDETQLGSMFANLVDNAIKYTPEGGSVEVSAEADEDSVWVRVSDTGIGIPEKKLPRIFERFYRVDKARSKETGGTGLGLSIVRHVAENHGGKVTVESTEGEGTTFTVHLPRGNRSH
- a CDS encoding response regulator transcription factor, whose amino-acid sequence is MVEKKAEILVVEDDRVILDTLAYNLSRAGYSVNKATTGAEALKLARSRRPDLILLDIMLPGESGTNVCRRIREEDEEVVIVMVTAKDAERDKVKGFEVGADDYVTKPFGMKELLARINAHLKRSGVIGNRGKIIEAGDLRLDTKNFVATVAGEPVSLRLKEFELLAALAAHPGELKSREELAKEVWGHAGVGSSRTIDVHIRRVRAALAARSSYEYIHTARGLGYRFEARPRQESAQEANGKS
- a CDS encoding dipeptide epimerase; protein product: MTVHTSETFAIARGSSDTFRRAVVQVEEDGLMGLGEAASTGYYGQDPDTDRAALESVRIEDPWDIEGTLRLNEDLSASALAALDAALHDLAAKRLGIPVWRLLGLSRPRPASAYTLAIADRETTLSRARSRAGYPIFKVKLGGWRDIETLRALSGETEAEIWADANEAFAPEEAVEAVRELREIGVAMIEQPVAASEGREALEEVTRAASPVPVIADESALVAADVPPLVGCVSGVNVKLAKCGGIRRALEMIHTARACGMRVMVGCMVETSLGISAAAQFSGLVDYVDLDGPMLLADDPFEGLVFERGRLLVPDAPGLGVEFR
- a CDS encoding DUF1611 domain-containing protein, encoding MRLRRGRRERRYALFAEGCFTDRHAKTAHGLLRYGSDEVVCVVDSALAGRRVLEVLPDARRDAPIVASIREALELSPTSVLVGLAPAGGRLPEEWMESLKEAAAAGVEIVSGLHQRLGPELPGAKVWDVREPPKDIPLFSGEGFSVEPKVALTVGTDAAVGKMTATLEVERAAKEAGVKAEFAATGQTGIVVSGWGICVDAVVADFIAGAAEQLVLEAARSGPELILVEGQGSLAHPAYSGVTLGLLHGSCPDCLILCADFSGEDIVPGVPRPEVSRAARLYEEVAALVKPAPVVAISANTSALSEREAKEAIGALSDETGLPVTDPLRWSAAPILEAVLAAPETKPIGR
- a CDS encoding HNH endonuclease → MARCLTLNASYEPLALVPVKRAIILVVSEKAEIVEASLERKFRSEKSEYPYPLVIRLVKFVEIPRRLRKHVTNAVLFARDGYRCQYCGRHRKELGRGERLTRDHVKPLSRGGGNTWDNVVTACTKCNARKGNKLPMECGMYPKSTPKEPRYVVMVWYSRELNSVQRRYVEQFYGERLSEESAV
- a CDS encoding AAA family ATPase produces the protein MDYEGLAGRVERIVDSVERAVSGKRSSIELAVAALLAGGHVLIEDVPGVGKTLLAKSLARAIRGTFRRIQFTPDLLPTDVTGLNVYNQGTGNFDFLAGPVFSNILLADEINRASPKTQSALLEAMEEGAVTVDGETRRLPEPFGVLATQNPIEHEGTYPLPHAELDRFMVKMELGYPDEEAERRMLRLSGDPVMEVEAVVGPEEVLQMRRMVEAVHASEAVLRYVVSVTSATREHEAAYLGASPRASRMLLAAARARAACLGRSYCIPDDVKEMAQSVLGHRIIPASSRMNGHGGPESVTRSIIEDVLRSVPVTEAV
- a CDS encoding DUF58 domain-containing protein; the encoded protein is MPRERARPSVRPTSRGWQAILAGGVVLGLAIAFGTTQLFQLAYVLFALLLVGLVAGLVGGSGLRYRREIPPEGGIVAERPVRFGIVVLGMRRHGGAVVEVRDRLPERRSLGWEGGGALDVEVTFARRGVYSLGPAEVVSEDPYGMFRFDWRFAARGEVVVYPRVWPVPAELLEGDEGGGPERRTSRGEEFAGLREYRPGDELRHVSWKSLARTGELYVREFSDLAPARYTVALDLRRRGLRVTGREVEDAVSAAASVAAALREAGSPFRLVCNDGGVASTSFDASYEQHMRLLATVEADGSEPISDVLAAGRRDAGDGIVVVSRTRDEGLASCVSRLRASGTYVAVVALNPHAYPRSGGVRALDRVEEFEAWLASLEAAGAVVFVLRREEGAPGFYRVGRRRVGG